The Sebaldella sp. S0638 genomic sequence GACAGTAGACAGCGGTAGTGGAAATATAGGGATATACAACGAAAAAGGTGAAATAAAAAATACCGGAATAATAAAAACAGGAGATTCCTTAATAAGTATAGATCCTGTTACAGGAAAGCCCGTAAAAGAAAATACCAGATATGCAATTGGTATCTACGGAGAAGGGTCTAAGATATATAACAGCGGAGATATAGAAATTGGAGAAAATGCAATAGGGATATATGCAAAAAACAGCATTGGAATTGTGGAAAATCATGGGAATATTACTTCAGGCTCACCGGCGGATTATAATAATAATTCAGTGGGAATAGTCGCAGAAGGCGGCAGCGGACTTATAAATTACGGCGATATTAATCTTTTCGGCGACGGAGTTATTGGTATTTATGCCAAGTCGGCAGGCCATGTTATAAATGAAGGTAAAATAAATATTACCGGTAAGGAAGCAATAGGAATATACGGAATGGTAAATACAGTTGTGGAGAATAACGGAGAAATTAATGTGTCAGGAAATGGAAGTATAGGAATAACCGCTCCTTCGGGAAAAATAATCAATAACGGAATAATAAGAGTATCTGACGGGGCAGCAGATATAAGCGAAGGAAATAAATATCCTCTGCCGTCGCTGGTAAATATGGGAATAATAGAAGTAGACGGAAGATTTGAGAATACAGGTATGGATATTTCGATTAAGCCTGATCTCAGCAGTATAAAAGAATCAACAGCAGCAAATGTAGATTTTGTACTGCAGAGCGGAAGTATTTATGCAGATGAAATTAATCTGACTGATGTAGTTAATATTCTTCCGGATTTTTCACAGGGTACAAATGCAAAAGTTTATAAACTGGAAGATGTATTCTTAACAAGCAGCGGTGTAGTAACAAGTTCTGGGGACAAACTTCCCGTAATAAGTAAGTCTCTTACGTGGGAAGCGACTCCTGTATTGAATGACAAGGGGAACGTGGATATATATATGCAGAAAATAGACTACAGAAACTTTACAGACGGCTTATGGTATGAAAATCTTGGAAGTGTATTTGATGAAAAATATTATGGTGCATCAGGAAAAGCAGGGGAGATATTCGATAAACTGGATCTTATAGAAACCGAATCAGATTTCAGAAATATTATGTCAAGCCTTGCTGGTGATGTGTATGCCAATATTAATCAAAGAGAGAAGAATATTGCCGGAACATTTGAAAATGCATTATTTACATTACAGGATTCAGAAAACAACACAAAAGAAAACGTAAAAATAAATATAATAGCCGGAAAAGGGAAAAATACAGAAAAAACAGACGGAGTGACTGATTATGACTATACGACCACTGGAGTTCTGGCATTAAGAGAAGTAGAAAGAACATACAGACATACTTTTGGTTACTCTTTTGGATATCTGCATACAGGCTTTGAATTTAAAGACGGAAACAATAGTGAGGAATGGGTCGATACGCTTCAGCTGGGAATACATAATAAATATACTGCAAATGGATGGAAACTTCGTAATGATATCACAGGAAGAGCAAGTATTCATAATATAGACAGAAATATAGACTGGCCGAGTCCGGGGAAAAGATCTGAAATGGACGGAACATATGAAACATATAGTATAACAAGTGATAATGTATTAGGAAAAGAATTCGGAATGGGAAAACGTGCAAGCATAATGCCTTATGGTGCATTCAAAGCTATGTATGTAACAAGACCATCATTTACAGAATCTGGTCTTGAAGCTCTTCAAGTGGAAGGAAATGACGCGTGGAGTGCAAAGCCAAGAGCTGGAGTAGAAATAAAAGGTTCGGTACCGTTGAGTGAAAAGTCAGCATGGAAGCTTAAAGGAGCTTTGGATCTTGCTTATGAATATGAATTAGCTAATTTGAATGAGGAAGAAAATGCCAGATTAGCAGCAATTGAAGATGGGTATCATAAATTGGCAAAGCCGGAAGAAGAAAAAGGATCGTTTACGGCAAAAGCAGCTATAGGAGTGGAGATAGAAGACAGATACGGAATATTTCTTACCGGGCAATACTCTGCAGGAAGTGATAAAGACAATGATTATAGAGCGGGAATAGCTTTGAAAGCAGTATTTTAATTATAAATATCTATTTTTCATTTGAAAAAGACGAAACTAAATGTTTCGTCTTTTTGTATGTCTGATTAAAGAAAATAATAATATTATCAGAAAATCTGATTTAAGTTTATACTAGTCAAAATCTTTCATTATTTTTAAAATATTTTTTTTCCTCTCCAGCGGACAGTCTGCATAAATAAGCATTTCATCTTTCAGCCGCACTATTTTGATGTTATCATCTGTTTCAAGAATATATTTAGAGCCGCCGTGAAAAAGATCATGTGTTATATTTTTGGATTTATCCTTTTTTTTCTTGGAATCTTCAAGATTATGAATATAAGAATAATAAAAATAATAAAATCCTTCAGAGTATCCTTCAAGATATTCTACTTTACACCCGTCTTTCAAGGCAACAGTTTTCTCAGCTGGAGGAATAAATTTATCATCTATTATTTTACTTATTTCATAATCGTAATCTTTCATTATATCTTCAAATTCTATACGTGTAAGTGATTTTTTATATCCGCAGTTAATAAATAAAAATATAATAATAAGAATAAAAAAGACTTTTCTCATAGAATCTCTCCTTATTTTGTATATACATTTTAATGAATGGTAAGTATTATGTTTTGCCAATTATTTAAACAGGCTTATAAACTGACTCAAAATGCCCGAGAATTGCTTTTACCGAATCTTCAAATAAAGAATATATATTCACTTCAATACCGTCTTCAATGCGTTTTGATATCATTGTCTGAGGGAAAATAAAAAAATCAGTTTCGTGAAATCTGAGAGCAGGGTCTGTTCCGTATTCATCAAAATATTCAACCCATTTCAAGCCTTCCAGATGCTGAATCAAAGCATCACCGAAAGTAATACCCAGACACTGAAGCTTCAATGTTTCGGATTTATCAATCCATTTGTTTTCAATGATTGCATTTAATAAGTTTAGTTTACCTTCAAGAGATTGATACAGTTCTTCGCCGTTTTCAATATAATGTCCGTAAACCCAGCTTCTTTTTGCTTCAAGATTTTTTATCATTTCGGGAGAAAGTGCAGAAACCCTGAAGTTATCATCATTCATAAGGAAATACCTCCTTTGGATAATTTAGTTTTTTAGAATACTCATATCGAAATCATAAAAATTATTTATAATTTCTGACACACCAGAAACTTTTTCTGCTTTTTCCCGTTCTTCAAAAGTAGAGGCAACAGCAATTATTTTTCCGATTCCGGCTTTATAAGCTGCAGTAAGACCAGCTTTGGAATCTTCGAAAACAAGACA encodes the following:
- a CDS encoding DUF3806 domain-containing protein, whose product is MNDDNFRVSALSPEMIKNLEAKRSWVYGHYIENGEELYQSLEGKLNLLNAIIENKWIDKSETLKLQCLGITFGDALIQHLEGLKWVEYFDEYGTDPALRFHETDFFIFPQTMISKRIEDGIEVNIYSLFEDSVKAILGHFESVYKPV
- a CDS encoding autotransporter domain-containing protein is translated as MDSSSNISAVGDEVIGASLNGVYNGGMPYAFTGTGETADRELINKGEITLNNSSIALHVKDNAGVLNSGLVSVNENSVGMYADNTNNVENSGIINIGSNSSGIYLKESVIASTVNTGKILSSSDHATGIYSEYSGTAPSLIKSDNEISLTGKNSTGIYTSGSGVYNIENAGTITIGNSDSITDPSIAIYSDNSSNVIKNTGTLNIGENSLGIFNNGGSVDESGSINILDSGIGIYSDGGTVTASSAQITAGKNSAIGIYAKNNAAVVNNSLNISVGDKSYGFVLENNSEVLNNGSADIGNESIFAYASQNSNIINNGNITSAGNSNIVLYSVNGGITENTGSLTVDSGSGNIGIYNEKGEIKNTGIIKTGDSLISIDPVTGKPVKENTRYAIGIYGEGSKIYNSGDIEIGENAIGIYAKNSIGIVENHGNITSGSPADYNNNSVGIVAEGGSGLINYGDINLFGDGVIGIYAKSAGHVINEGKINITGKEAIGIYGMVNTVVENNGEINVSGNGSIGITAPSGKIINNGIIRVSDGAADISEGNKYPLPSLVNMGIIEVDGRFENTGMDISIKPDLSSIKESTAANVDFVLQSGSIYADEINLTDVVNILPDFSQGTNAKVYKLEDVFLTSSGVVTSSGDKLPVISKSLTWEATPVLNDKGNVDIYMQKIDYRNFTDGLWYENLGSVFDEKYYGASGKAGEIFDKLDLIETESDFRNIMSSLAGDVYANINQREKNIAGTFENALFTLQDSENNTKENVKINIIAGKGKNTEKTDGVTDYDYTTTGVLALREVERTYRHTFGYSFGYLHTGFEFKDGNNSEEWVDTLQLGIHNKYTANGWKLRNDITGRASIHNIDRNIDWPSPGKRSEMDGTYETYSITSDNVLGKEFGMGKRASIMPYGAFKAMYVTRPSFTESGLEALQVEGNDAWSAKPRAGVEIKGSVPLSEKSAWKLKGALDLAYEYELANLNEEENARLAAIEDGYHKLAKPEEEKGSFTAKAAIGVEIEDRYGIFLTGQYSAGSDKDNDYRAGIALKAVF